Below is a window of Humulus lupulus chromosome 2, drHumLupu1.1, whole genome shotgun sequence DNA.
TCCAGCTCCTGATTATGTAAATCTCACCGAATTACTTACTGTTGCCGGTCCATTCCACACCTTCCTTCACTACCTTGTATCCACCAAAGTGATTGAAACCTTGCAAAACCAAGCCAACAACACTGAAGAAGGTGTAACCATCTTTGTCCCAAAAGACACTGCTTTCTCATCTCTTAAGAAGCCCTCTTTGAAAAACATCACCAATGATCAGCTCAAGTCACTCTTGCTATTCCACGCTTTGCCACATTACTACAGCTTAGCTGAGTTCACCAATCTTAGTGAAAGCAGCCCAATCAACACCATGGCTGGTGGGCCATACACTTTGAACTTCACTGATGTTTCAGGGACAGTCCACATCGGTTCAGGTTGGACCAACACAAAGGTCAGCAGCAGTGTTCATTCAACTGACCCTGTTGCCCTTTACCaggttgatagagttctcctccCTGAGGCCATTTTTGGAACTGATATCCCTCCAACCCCAGCTCCAGCCCCATCCCCAGATATTGCTCCTGTTGCAGATGGCCCAGGAGATGAGGGAACTGCAGCCAAGTCCCCAACATCTTCTACTTCACAAGGGAAGTCTGCTTCTCACAGGGTCACCAGCTTGGGATTTTTGAGCCAAATGGTTTTGGCTGTTTCAGGTGGGCTGGCCATGTTCTTGTGAAGGAATTGGATTCAATGTTgagctgttttttttttataacttattaTGTTAAAAGGGTATATTTGGATTTGCATCAGTTGCTCCTTTTTTCATTCGAAACCCCATTTTTTTCTGAACATATCTACTATtgatattgaattttatgtatgAGAATATGTGAGATCTTCTGATATGGGAGATGCATTTTGTTTGATATATTATCATATAGAAAATGATTGTACTCTTCTCAGCTTAAATGCCATGTTGTTTTACCATTTACCATTTACGAATGTTCAGTTTTCAATCTTTTTGTTCTATATTCCATCCCTTGTGCAAATTTACTTATTGATATTGATGTTATGCCATATCGCGCTAGAGCTCACTAAAACTTTCAAGCGTTGCGGTGTTGACTGTTGACACTAACACTGTCCATCTTTGGTTaaggaaataaaaataatgagctATAAAAAGTACAACAGGAGAAAAAGAGAGAAGATAAaagtaaaaatataattaaataattttatataaattaaatatagagtgttgtttttttctttttttgctgGAATCGGCCCCATAAACACGGGGCATTCATTGATAAAACGAAGTTCGGAAAAATACAAAAAGTCTTAGCCAAGAGACTGGAAACAGAGGCAAAAGACCTATAGGGAATATATAAAACATCAACAGAAAAATGACTACTAGAGACCACAGACTGAAAAACAGTAAGGAAAACAGGGAAGGGACTCTTCCCAGGTATCTCACCATTTAAGGCGGGAACACTGCCTTGTAATCATTGAACAAATCTTTGTTCAGGGACTCCCgatgggaaatttgagttttaatgcaataagtgacactcCGTTTGAAAAATATCCAATCCTTATAAGCCTCTCGTTTTGGTGTTACTAATGTCGTTACTACCAAAAATATCCCTGgcataattttctcaaactctccgtattctctcccaaaatacccGAACCAAGCAAACTTTGAAATTGATAGGCCTTGATTGAATCCGTAGAACCCAACcttcattgtcttccacgactacgaacaagggctcccaaagggtgacgatcggagaaggggaaggagaaaacgtcgagcaagccgaccaaatttttaggaaacaacctcaaagaaagcgaaggtgatggatttcgtttttaatctgcaatatgtgtatgtgcctggttttttttgttgatttttgttcataggatagattgGGGCTGGCAATGAAGAAATTTGGGTTTTTTTTCGATATTTTCATGaaactcgatagaaatcgataggactTGATAGTATAGGATGAGGAATGGATTAGACTGtgcctcgataggtctcgataggaatcgataggaatcgatgggactcgatgatacaaggctttggaaattttagaacctacctcgataTGAATCAATAGGACTCGATGAGACACgactttgggatttttaggacccacctcgataggaatcgataggcttcgataggactcgatgatacaaggctttgggaattttagaacatacctcgatatgaatcgataggactcgataagactcgatgagACACgactttgggatttttaggacccacctcgataggaatcgataggcttcgataggactcgatgatacaaggctttgggaattttagaacatacctcgatatgaatcgataggactcgataagactcgatgataCACGGCTTTGAGATTTTTAGGacccacctcgataggaatcgataggcctcgatatgactagactttggtttttttgccttacctcgataggcctcgataagactcgatagtaacccgatgatattattctttgtgattttggaacccacctcgataggcatcgataagactcgatagaactcgattgtttctgcctcgatagtaactgccttaccagattgttttacatttttaacattttttttgttttcttttccagatgcctgaacttattgtgccgttggagaaacactttcctggccgtgtcacttataggggtagtgcctacttggatacccttatagagcagtttaagaggcatggtcttattgaaagggcacaggcatgcccgttgggacagttctttaaggcaaaaccgtttagtttttctggggttctgctgcaccagctaatgttgcgtaaggtagaaagtaagaagcgtgaagagggtcagttctaccTGGGCAACACTCTATGTAGATTTGGTATTCCAGAGTTTGCTCTAGTTaccgggctaaattttgggaaatcaccgtccccagatgaattgaaagagcatctttcaagtgatcggatcatctaggaatattttaatggtgattcgaaggttagttttggttagttggaagatgcattgaaggcctccacaaacccagaagatgcatttaagctgggtttgtgctatttgatagagggggtagtgaatgccccagagaagacaacaacgatatggggagattccctaaggatggttgaggatattgattactttttcaagtatccttgggggaagttgtcatttaagaaggCTAGCAAAGGCCTTcaaaaggacatgaagaagcaattgaaacactatgaggagaagaagaaagaggggccaagcaaaaaacagaaggaggcgaagtatagtttcaATTGCTATGCACCCGtgcttctttactgggcttttgaggccatgccttctcttgggagtaagttcggtgagaatagtgggaatcagattccgaggatgctcagctgggctacgaagactgatatcactatttcgacagctttgttggttcctatattcgccaatcgtcgagtaagttccattttatcttgttaaatgtcacaaattaattgattaatgatttattttattaaagtttttctgacacatgttaatcaaccatgcagttagtggtattttccatgctgaagccacgtcccggtgaggtagtctactacaatagcctcccagaagttgattccaggttattccctgagttggaggCTGGGACTGTAGTGGATGAAGTAGTGgtacctgagaaggaggcagagaagctagcagaagttgcaaaggaagcctccattttttatgaggatgtcccgagggttaaggagggcacttcacaggcctgtgtagcttcatctagtcaggttgcccGGCCTGATTATAAGCaattgatgcagaggctcaagagggttgaggagggccaggcaaccttactacagaatcagaccacgatcatggctcaattggcgcagctgctttcactggtctcaggtcgatccaccgacgtaaaatcagatacagagtttgatatcttgcctgcagactacgagcgcggtgatcaaccctccactccacaggcccagacatctgtagctgccagtgatgctgacagtcccagtgtacgagtactgcaacccgaggaggcagctggccttgaatTTG
It encodes the following:
- the LOC133818410 gene encoding fasciclin-like arabinogalactan protein 7; this translates as MASKFVFIASSMLLLLCSSAMAQKTASPPSLSPTPAPAPAPDYVNLTELLTVAGPFHTFLHYLVSTKVIETLQNQANNTEEGVTIFVPKDTAFSSLKKPSLKNITNDQLKSLLLFHALPHYYSLAEFTNLSESSPINTMAGGPYTLNFTDVSGTVHIGSGWTNTKVSSSVHSTDPVALYQVDRVLLPEAIFGTDIPPTPAPAPSPDIAPVADGPGDEGTAAKSPTSSTSQGKSASHRVTSLGFLSQMVLAVSGGLAMFL